ataaaaatactataataaaaaaatattgtaactaaATCTGTTcacatatgaaaaaaaaagagagaaaaaggtaGGTGACTATAGATATTTTAGGGATTAAGtaaaaaataagatattattagaaTTGATCGGAGGACACCAAATATAATCCAAAAGCTTAAGTTATTAAATTGTAAGTCAAATTTAATACATATAACTTGACTCTGTTTCAATTTTCTTCCCATACATAAATGATTTCTTAATTTACGATTATTCATAGTCTCCTAAATTACATGAGATCAGCCACCCACCGAAATTTTcaagtaattatatttattaatttgtcGTTATTGACctgaatagtattttttaattcACGAAAATGTATTTTGAATAAACTATTCTACATGTTTGGAATATTATCTGTTTATTCagaaattttcaagaatttttaggTATTATTAACTTGAATAATATTTCTTAATCGATGAAAAATAGTTTCTGAATCTCATTGATCATATATCTATATCGAATAATTCaggatatattttgaaatatgttCACATGATTTTATCTGAATCATTCATTATTATTGaatttttgaatttgaaaattaCTAGTTATTGGTATTTAATTCATGGAAAACATTTTTGTGTTCTgataaattatgtttttttttttttttaactttagtTAAGTTATTCTAATGACTAAAATTACtgtttaattattataaaatttttgagttataaTATGATTTGGtttaaaaaatttcttttttttaagttATAAGATATACATTAATGAATGTACATGATAGCATCAGTCTTAAGATTAACTTGAGATATAAGATCGATATAATGATAGGACCTTGATGATTCCAGAGTTACTATATCGGAGAACGATTTCCTTCGTCGATTAATATGTTATTAGCTAGACGATTGCTTTATTTTGGGAGTAATGCGCTCCAATTTGACGAGGGAAAGACATCAATCCatgttgaaaataaaaaaattaaatcaaaattGAAATTGATCGGACTAAGGTCTGACCCGAGTCAGATTGGTCGTTAGATCCATACAGGTCTAGCCAGCCCACTGCTCACAGACTAGCTTGATTTAGAGTTAACCCGAACTATAGCTTGGTCCAGCGTGATCTCGAGCtcgtttctttttctctctccctTGTGCATGTGCAGAGCACATGAGTCAACTCTGGACTAGTCAAAAACCAGTCCACCACTATACTCAGCTGGCTCGACCTAATTCTAGCCCGGTGTTGCTATGGATTTGGATCTTGGTTGGCCGATAGCTCATCGATTTTGAGTTTGGGCTCGATCGATCCTtaagttagatttgaatcaaaacagTCTGATCCATTTTGATCGGGTCAAGGTGATCAATTCAAACTTGTTCTGCTCGAATTGGACCTAACAAAGTCTAAGTTAAATCAATTGGTGATTTCAAACTAGGTCGGTTCAATTAGGTTTTGACTGAATTAAGTTTGGTTTAGATTAATTGGATCAATTCTTTCAGGTCAATTAAGAgttaattatgatataatttctTATATTCACGATAGATTATTTACGAATTTTAAATTATCGAGGCTAATTTATAAGTTTGATTGTGATTACCCGATAAATGAATAATGTAATGAAATTGATCTTACATAACAGTAGTTTCGAGCTCATTATATAGCAAGTAGTATTTACTAGATCAAATCCCTCGTATAATCCTTCCGATACAAATGTACGTGATAGTACGAGATATGAGATTGATATGATAAAAGTACTTAGATGATCCCTATCAACTATAAATTTATTAGTATATTGGAGAAGAATTTCCTTCGAGCATTGACATGCTATCAAATATGATAGCTAGATAATTACTTAATctgttttgaaacaaattttgacACGTAAAAAATATCATTTCATCTTTTGTTGTGAATGAATTCACGAGAAATAACATCTTTATTTGTTGTTGAGAGTATGTTCCATGGAATCGAATGTGATACATTCAATAAAGGTTTAATGGGAGCCATGTCCTctcgaaatatttaattaaataattaacatatcatattataaaattatcagtATTTTATATGTAAACATCAAtcaatcataaataatattataaaagctaaaaagcaaaaaaaaaaaaaaaaaaaaaaaacaaaatctatCTAACACATCCTCTTGGGGACGATGGATcagctaaattttttttttttgaagcgaTGATAAGATACAATCGGGTAAAGCATTTTCCAACACATCCTATGTCAGCAGCATTTGCTAATCATCAACATCTTATCTTGGAAGACACATATGTCGTACTTTCTTCCTTCTTGTGCATGCACTGCACTTCTTTTCTTCATTAATTGACAAGCATGAAGAGGAAAAAGTTCTTTAATTGACAAGTATGAAGAGGAAAAATAATAAGACAAGCAGAACAAAGAGGAAACAAAGGAGCTTTGAGATTGAATTGTTGGCTCTGACATCAAACTTATTAGCTGTTGACTTTTCTATAAGATTTTcatgggaaaaaaaaaagtagaagagGCTATGAGTACTTATAATCTATAATATTTTGGATTGACTGAAGAACACATATTTATATTGATTacagattaaaaaatatatatttttttaaaaaattatcatatcccaataaatatttcattatcatatatttatttaaatctattttttttcttttatttttatctaatcctaattatttgaattaattttatcatacttaattcaaaataattgaaATTAAAAGTTATCTTCGGAATAAAATTTTTCTGTCATCAAAGTTTTTGTGAAAATATCGGTAAATCGATATTCGGTATTACAGTAATTCATTTACATTTTTTATTAATGAATTTTATAGATTTATATGTTTTTATAATCTTTGAGGGTTGAAAGTCATTCTTTTGAAGTTTTAATTAATTTTCTAAAGAGTTTGAGTGTATTCCTGCTTTCACATCAAACTTTTACCCTCACTGTATGTATGCGTAAATGCTTTGCACTCATCTCTTTTCTTGGTTCATCACGTTCATTTGTTTGGAGACAGCAAGTGTCCTCAATTACTTCTCGTATAATTCAGCTTTCTCGAGGTTGGTGTGAGTTGTAGTTGTTGGGTTAACAGCCCATATGTTTAGTCGAAGGTAAGCTTTATCAACCCATAGTTTATCCCCTTTGATCTAATCCTAGATTAAAAGTTAGGGGGTGCGGAGTTCTCATCTCACGTTaaatcaaatctacaatagattcttgctgtgattacctgaggagaatttagatattgtgtacagtaacgtgatccttgtatttcaattattctcttgtgattgttgctagggtcttgggcaagagattgagatttatatattcattattcttataatagaTTATTTCTAGTTTGCCCTATaacttttacccttcatattagaaggattttccacgtatatcttggtgttctatttgattgtgattccatttaattccgctgcgtgttatggcctgctaggatttattcatatataaaagtttatttctctttgtaTCTCATTAGTCGTCATTATGAGACCCAATAAGGCTTCAATATTCTCACGGCTCTCGACTAGTTTTTCATATATTTGGAAGGCTTCTTCCTCACGTCCATGATCGAGCTTATAAGATGCAACTTCATACATTATCAAATCAAGTTTATTTTCTTCGGTCATGACATTCTTCCACTATTCAATTGTAGCGTTGAGTACTGTATTAGCACCACCAAAGATACGAGTGTTCACCGTTCTACCACCCATGCACTACGAGTATCGCAATAATTACAAACATGTTTTAGATATTAGTAACATTTGATAGGGACTCATAAGAGATCTGAAAATGCATAGCGGCACAATTAATTTGAGCATAGGCAACATCAATccgtttttatttttatatcattaatTAAATTACTGATATTTTTTGTTTTAAACAAATAAACAccacattattaataatttttttattatatttggtgttcataataattatttatttttaacctTACTATCATTTCTTATCTGCATTATATATTTGATTGAATCATTAAGTTTTTGAAACAAATTCGTATCCCTGTCATATGATTACTACATCCATCATCAAAAAATCAAACAGAtttacaataaaaataaaaaaaaacattgacAGGTTTATTTATTACCTTCATTTGATCTATCCTATTGTTTACTATTTTGAACTCTCTTTGAAGAATTTTTCTTTTGCTCCTTCTTCTGAGCATATTTTAAAATCCTATCTAAAgatctatttattttttgttcatgATATAAAAGAGAGCCTATtaattcataaataaataatatacatatatctttagcttcttttatagcggtaaaaattattttaaattttagagatAAACTTCGTAAAATCTTTTCtactataatttgatattttaagtTTTCGCTATAAGATATCATATGATTTACAATAGAAAAGacttcttataataaattaatgatAGATTCAGAATCTTTCATCATAAAAGTTTCGAATTCACGTCGAAGAATTTGAAGCTTTGAAAAATTTATCTTGTTTGTACCTCCaaacatattttttaatattttttgagCTTCTAATGATATTGATGCAATCATGATTTGGGGAAATAAAGAATCATCTCTTACTTATTATAGCACGTAGAGGGCTCTTGCATCTTTCTATATATATTtattcatctattttttttttttatctttaataatattataatcatGAAGAGTATACTcaacaaaattatcttttatcagaTTTCATAGTCTTTGTAAAATAAATAGAGTTTTCATCTTAATAGCCCAAAATTGATAACTATTACTTTTGAAAATAAGAAGTTAATTAGGAACACTCACTTCTTATTTCGACTTTAGGaagcaaaagaagaaaataatagaagagaCTAGGAGTACTTCTATATGCAATGTTTTTGATTGATCTAAGAGTTCATATTTATATTGATcaaaggataaaaatataatttttttaaaataaaaaaaataccatatcGCAATAAATCTTTCACCCTCATATATTTATTCCAATCTAAATTTTTTATCTaatcttaattattttaattaatcttATAATAAATGAAGAGTAATTTTACAACAGAATATCTCAAAATAACTTTATTCTGGCCTGTGGGGATAACCGTGCCTTCTTCCATCACACTAGACCAACTATAACGTAATACACCAATGTAATGGGCAGCGCAATTATCATCCCAAATATCACCCTGTGACAAGTGGAACACCAATCAGTCACGCACAGTAGAGTCTATGGCCAAAGCTCTCATGGCAGAAAGAACAAAACGTGGGCAGAGATGGACTCACGCTGTGCTGAGGATCTCAGCATGCAGGTTGTACTCCTCTGCGAACACAAAGGGGACAATGCCTTGAGGGAGCGCCGCCTGCCGCCGTTCCAACATCCGAGAAATGCAGATCGTTCATAAGGTCAAACGAGTCGCAAAACTTAAGACGAGAGAGCGAGCTTGGGATGGGATGGGGTGTTGAGAACCGGTTAGGAATAGAATAATACCTGCACAATGGCGATGCGCAGGAGCTCGCCGCGGATGCCCACGGCAAAGGAGGCGATAGCCATGAAAGCAGGCCCTGCTAAGAATCTGATGGCCATGGCAATAGCTGCTGCCAAATTCCCACATGCTATGATCCTCGGCTGCAGCCCCATGAACAGCCCTGACCAACCCCAAACAAAGGAACCCCGTTAGTAGAACGATCCTCCATACCTAAAAAGAGCCAGTGATTGGCACGGGAGGGAGGGGTCGGATGAGTTACTACTGACCGAGGCTGAACATAGCCATTCCTAGGCCTGTGTCCGACATGATGGAGATGGATTTCGCCACAATCACAGGCATGTTAACGTGCAATCTACAGCACCAACAGCAAGAAAAGATTAAGACGTATCAAACAGTCGTGCTCGTTACTTGAAGGAGCGGGAGTGGTATGAGTTACTTGAAGGAGACGAGCGACCAGGCGAGGCCGATCAGGCTGGCGTAGTTGTTGGGGTTACGGATCAGCTTCCTCCACACCACGACGAGGATCAGCTTCGTCATCACGCTCGCCGGCGGCATTGTCGTCGGCACTATCGTGAGCGCGCCAATGGCCGCCTCTTGGACCATCTCGTCGCCGTCTTGGGGCCCGCTCTCCTGGTTCTCCTTCCGCCCGTCCGCTAATAGAATTGACCACAATCAAATCTCGGTAAGGAAAACATCAAAGAACGAGGAAAGTAGTGAGTGGTCGGTTAGTACTTTGGCGCGGAGGAACTTCCACtcggatttcttgaatttccgatGGACCGGCGACGGGGAACACAACGGAGAATGACGATCTGCGTGGTTGGACGTCGGCGTTGTTGAAGCTGGAGCCTCGGGGCGTGAGGTTCTTGGACGACCGCCTCGAGTGGATCTCGGGGTTGGTGAGGTTGGACGAGAAGCGCATGGCGTCGGAGAACTCCATGGACCGCCGCGAGAGGCTGCCCGACAGCGACGAGCTCGACTTGCGCACATTGACGTGGATCTTGCCGTCCTCCCTGATCGTGCTCTCCGTCTCCAGCATGTCACGGTGTCCGTCCAACGACGTGACGTCGGGGTCCACGGTGACGGACGCGACGTCCCCGGCGTTGACCGGGAACTTCTCCGCGATCAGCAACCGGCCGGCCCGGTACTCGAGCAGCAACAGCATGAGGGTGTACCAGATGATGCACTGCAGCACCACGATCTGGACCATGAGGCTGCCGGAGTACTCCCCGTACATGCCCTCGAGCAGCGGGATGCCCATGACGAGGGTGTTGGGCAGGGTGGCCAGGGAGAAGATGGTGATGGCCCAATCGAGTGACATGCGGCGGCTGAGATTGCTCCAGACGGCCAAAATGACGAGCACGATAACCTTGGACAACGTGTCAGCGCCGATGAACCGATAATTCATGTTATAAGGATCGTTGCCGGCGATGAAGTGGAACGACAAGAGCGGCACCGCAAAGAGCGCCACGAAGCGATTGATCCCTGCGCACTGGTCCGGCGTGAAGATCTTCCACCACTTCACCGACAAGTACGCCAGTATCATAGCCACGTACAACGGCACCATGCCCGTCATCACATGGTAGAAGTCCGTACCAGTAAtcatcttctcctgcttcctcttcttcttcttcttcttcttcttcttcttcttcttcttcttcttcttcttcttcttcttcttcttcttcttcttcttcttcttcgatctcTGTGTCTTCTCGGTGTGTCAAGAACACAAGTCGCATGAAACCGTTGATACGTAGATTCGTTTTAATATATTCCAATGGGAGATCAAACATTTTGACATGTCGATTAGCAAATCATAGCAGATATGCATAGATTTCATCGGTTTGGGAAGCTGAAACGTCCAACTTTTTTGTGCTTACTATTTTTTTGACTGTTATGGGGAGGTTAATGGGATCTCTTATTatttagagagaaaaaaagaaaggagaagggaaggtcCAAACACAAAGTGATCATAGAATATGGACTGATCAATTTAAGTCGACAAATGTTTTTTATGAGTTTgagaattaattactataaagcaTTCGAAATTTGAGATGCATGAAGagtatttaatctatgttttaattGGTAGAATTTTATGAATTGCAGATTTAGTTAATGGCACGCTGTCGATATTTGTCATGTATTCAATCTACGTTTTAATCGATAGACTTTCTATGAATTTTGGAATTAATTAATGGTACaacattttttatgcatgataaaatTTAGAATTTCTTATGGCAAATTTTAATTAGATTCCATATCTTTTTATTGATCGgttaattaatttaaatcatgTCAATTATTTTGTTTGATGCTTATATTTGTCAGATTGAATTTAATTGATTGATTATGCAACATATTACAAGATTGTTAATTAATTGTTTAAATAAATATTCATTTATTGTGGCATAAAAAAATCAAACATATTGAAATGCTAAGGTAAAGAGTAAAGGAAAAACCGAATATTATATGCTTGTGGACTTTTACCATGGTAGGTGACGATGATTTCGACTTATATGCATGGGTGAAGTGCCGGAAGATCGTCGTCATGTTGAGCCAATGCTCCGGGATCAACCATTTTTGTGGCGCTCTAAGATGCATCTCTTGTCTCCCCGCATGTATCTGACCATGACCGGCGGATTCGTCTCCCACGGACCGTCGTCGTCGGATATGATGTTGGACGACAGGAGCGCCATGAATCAGTTAATACTGGAGCAGCACCATCTTCCTAACACTTCATCGACGCACCAAGCTCATCATCCCATGGTGGGAGTGGGGAAGCATGATCATCTCATCTTACGTAACCTTCTTCATCCGCTTATATGCCTTCTTGGCGTGCAAAGAACATTGATAGCTTGCACGGAAAAACCATAGCAGTAGATTCATTTGAATATATTGTTAGGGATATGAATTGTTTAGCACATATATTAGCGAATCATAGCAAATATGCATAGATTTCAAGCGTTTGGGGAAACGAagcttctgttttttttttttttttttttttttgtacttttgttttgtttttattatttttttttgtactTTTATTTTAATCGAACGACACCCATATATTTATTTCCACTTAGGACACTTCTTTTTTTACTTGGATGAAAAAGGACCTCTGACTTTTACATAAATGACTTGATTACATATGCTATTTAgagaattttaattttgataaatatttatcataattttttaaaaatataaaaagatattAATAATCCTCCAATCATGTCCTAGTGATTCCATAAAATTTTAAGTTGGTTTAATTGAAGTTGACTAAGTTACAGTAATTGAATTAGGTTATACTTGACCATACAACCTATTCAAAAAactat
This genomic stretch from Musa acuminata AAA Group cultivar baxijiao chromosome BXJ3-9, Cavendish_Baxijiao_AAA, whole genome shotgun sequence harbors:
- the LOC135650056 gene encoding auxin efflux carrier component 1a-like, with translation MITGTDFYHVMTGMVPLYVAMILAYLSVKWWKIFTPDQCAGINRFVALFAVPLLSFHFIAGNDPYNMNYRFIGADTLSKVIVLVILAVWSNLSRRMSLDWAITIFSLATLPNTLVMGIPLLEGMYGEYSGSLMVQIVVLQCIIWYTLMLLLLEYRAGRLLIAEKFPVNAGDVASVTVDPDVTSLDGHRDMLETESTIREDGKIHVNVRKSSSSLSGSLSRRSMEFSDAMRFSSNLTNPEIHSRRSSKNLTPRGSSFNNADVQPRRSSFSVVFPVAGPSEIQEIRVEVPPRQTDGRKENQESGPQDGDEMVQEAAIGALTIVPTTMPPASVMTKLILVVVWRKLIRNPNNYASLIGLAWSLVSFKLHVNMPVIVAKSISIMSDTGLGMAMFSLGLFMGLQPRIIACGNLAAAIAMAIRFLAGPAFMAIASFAVGIRGELLRIAIVQAALPQGIVPFVFAEEYNLHAEILSTAVIFGMIIALPITLVYYVIVGLV